The genomic region GCCTCGACGCGGCCACACAGGCCGTAGCCGTAGTCCAGCGCGGCCTGGCCGTTGGCGAAGTTGTAGCCCGGCCGCACTGTCACGTTGACGAGGTAGCCGATCTGGTCGGCGCCCGCGGGTGCGGCCTGCACCACCCCGGCCAGCCCCATGCCCACTGCCAGGCCGATAAGGCCCATCGATCGCTTCACAAACAGCACCTTAGCGGCCGATGAGTACGCCCGCGCCGTTTACCGAGCGCCTTCGTGCCGGCCTTGCCGGCTACGGCAAGCAGCCGTTCATCGAGTTCGACCGGAGGTGGCACTCGGGAGACGACATCGCGGACTACCACCGCCGGATCGTGCGGGCCCTCGACGACGCAGGCGTGCCTGCCGGTGAACCGGTGGGCGTCGTCGTCCGCAACCGGGTGCCCCACGCCGCGGCGCTGCTTGGCTTCATCGCCGACGGCAGGCCCGTCGTGATGATCTACTCCTATCAGTCCGCGGCGGCAATCGCTGCCGATGTCGAGAGACTCCATCTGGGCGCCGTCGTCGCCGATACGCAGGACTGGACCAACCCCGTCATCGAGGCGGCGGACCGTGCTGGTACCGCCGCGGTGTCGCTGTCGCCCGACTCCATAGCCGTCCTCCGCGCGCACCGCGGTGCGCGGGCCGATCGGAGCCTGGCGCAGGCAGGCATCCACATCCTCACCAGCGGCACCACCGGCGCGCCCAAGCGGATTCCGATCCGGACCGAGGTGCTCGCCCACACCGTGAGCAGCATGATCCACGGCCACGTGCCGTCCCCCGATGACCCACCGGATCTGGTGTTCTGGCCGTTCGGCAGCATCGGCGTCTGCCAGCTGCTGGCCGTCCCGTATGTGGGCAAGTCGATGGTGCTGCTCGAGAAGTTCTCCGTGTCGGAGTGGGTCCGCGTCGTGCAGACCTACCGGCTCAGGCGAACCGCAGTTCAACCCGCCATCGTGCGGATGCTGCTCGACTCCGACGTCACCCGCGACGACGTTCCCTCCCTGGAGTGCGTCGTCGGCGGATCCGGCCCGCTGGAGCGCGACCTCCGCGTGGAGTTCGAGCGGCGCTTCGGCATCCCCGTGTTGTGGGCCTATGGCGCAACGGAGTTCGCCGGATCAATATGCGCGTGGACCCCGGATCTGCGCGCCCGGTTCGGCGACACCAAACCCGACAGTTCGGGTCGGGCGCTGCCAGGTGTGCACGTTCGGATCATCGACGCCGAC from Mycolicibacterium sp. YH-1 harbors:
- a CDS encoding DUF732 domain-containing protein, coding for MKRSMGLIGLAVGMGLAGVVQAAPAGADQIGYLVNVTVRPGYNFANGQAALDYGYGLCGRVEAKQSYADMAAAIKSDFRTSDEHMVSYLLSQATQELCPGQIWQLRQSAVGYRAP
- a CDS encoding class I adenylate-forming enzyme family protein encodes the protein MSTPAPFTERLRAGLAGYGKQPFIEFDRRWHSGDDIADYHRRIVRALDDAGVPAGEPVGVVVRNRVPHAAALLGFIADGRPVVMIYSYQSAAAIAADVERLHLGAVVADTQDWTNPVIEAADRAGTAAVSLSPDSIAVLRAHRGARADRSLAQAGIHILTSGTTGAPKRIPIRTEVLAHTVSSMIHGHVPSPDDPPDLVFWPFGSIGVCQLLAVPYVGKSMVLLEKFSVSEWVRVVQTYRLRRTAVQPAIVRMLLDSDVTRDDVPSLECVVGGSGPLERDLRVEFERRFGIPVLWAYGATEFAGSICAWTPDLRARFGDTKPDSSGRALPGVHVRIIDADTGETVPTGDTGLLEARVEVMGGDWLRTTDLASIDEDGFITLHGRSDGAINRGGFKILPESVRRVLITHPAVLDACVVGVPDHRLGEVPFAAVELRRNATPPSESELRDLVRDKLPSHHVPVAIAIAEALPRNAAMKVRPSEVAAWYRPPDPR